A stretch of the Bacillus licheniformis DSM 13 = ATCC 14580 genome encodes the following:
- a CDS encoding MFS transporter — MSNGSAAVSPFNKRTVAAALANYIDAGSIVAGSAGLSLWVSYLKLSDTQIGLLGAFSANAISAAIGALLGGFLADKIGRKAVYTNSMLVYALGICLVLFGTSFPFLLSGYIIIGLSVGADITASWTIIAENAPKKNRARHCGVAQVAWAAGAVVVLLLSVLLGDLGLLGNKIVFGHLLVIALITYVLRKRLPESDAWQDQSEMAQAVRKPKTPYLDLLQPKYLKSILFLMGVYLVWNLAAGVMGFFMPYIYQQVGDVSATMANILQMGLFIFTGLGVAFIFMPFADKYRKTVFGISAFAAVIGWSLFLLPAEGMPILILFIVMIGINNGAGQQANYQLWASEIFPTEYRASAQGLMFFLVRISIGAWSLFVPMIISNFGIAFMAAILLGCVTASMLIGLFFAPNTSGKSLEQIQEELYGTPPAQAGQVQTRKIM, encoded by the coding sequence TTGAGCAATGGAAGTGCAGCAGTCTCACCATTCAATAAACGAACCGTCGCAGCAGCTTTGGCAAATTACATTGATGCAGGCTCCATTGTCGCAGGATCGGCAGGATTATCTTTATGGGTCAGTTACCTGAAGCTTTCTGATACACAGATCGGACTGCTCGGCGCATTTAGCGCCAACGCCATTTCGGCAGCAATCGGAGCGCTGCTCGGAGGCTTTTTGGCCGACAAAATTGGCCGAAAGGCTGTCTATACGAACAGTATGCTGGTTTATGCACTGGGCATTTGTTTAGTTTTATTCGGCACCAGCTTCCCCTTTTTGTTAAGCGGTTACATTATTATCGGTTTATCGGTAGGAGCTGATATTACGGCTTCCTGGACGATCATCGCAGAGAACGCACCTAAGAAAAACAGGGCGCGTCATTGCGGGGTTGCACAGGTCGCATGGGCTGCGGGAGCGGTTGTGGTTCTGCTGCTGTCGGTCCTGCTCGGTGATTTAGGCTTATTGGGCAATAAAATCGTGTTTGGGCATTTGCTCGTTATCGCACTGATTACTTATGTTCTGCGGAAAAGGCTGCCGGAATCCGATGCCTGGCAGGATCAATCCGAAATGGCTCAAGCCGTCAGGAAGCCGAAGACGCCTTATCTCGATTTGCTTCAGCCTAAGTATTTGAAAAGCATTTTATTCTTAATGGGCGTGTACTTGGTTTGGAATCTGGCTGCAGGTGTCATGGGGTTTTTTATGCCTTACATTTATCAGCAGGTCGGCGATGTATCAGCGACCATGGCAAATATTTTGCAGATGGGGCTGTTTATTTTCACCGGGCTTGGCGTCGCTTTTATCTTCATGCCGTTTGCAGACAAATACAGGAAGACAGTGTTTGGGATCTCCGCATTTGCGGCGGTGATCGGCTGGTCATTGTTTCTGCTTCCGGCAGAGGGCATGCCGATTCTCATCCTCTTTATCGTGATGATCGGCATAAACAACGGGGCGGGGCAACAGGCCAACTATCAATTATGGGCGAGTGAAATTTTCCCGACGGAATATCGCGCATCTGCACAAGGATTGATGTTCTTCCTTGTTCGTATCTCAATCGGGGCTTGGAGCCTTTTCGTTCCAATGATCATCTCGAATTTTGGAATTGCATTTATGGCGGCCATTCTCCTTGGATGTGTAACGGCCAGCATGCTCATCGGGCTCTTTTTTGCACCGAATACATCCGGTAAGTCGCTTGAACAAATTCAGGAAGAGCTGTATGGGACTCCTCCGGCTCAAGCTGGGCAAGTGCAAACAAGAAAAATTATGTAA
- the iolE gene encoding myo-inosose-2 dehydratase, protein MGKTQILWGIAPIGWRNDDIPEIGAGNTLQHLLSDIVVAGFQGTEVGGFFPEPAILNKELELRNLRIAGKWFSSYIIRDGIEEAAKEFAAHCQYLKDVHADVAVVSEQTYSVQGLDKNVFKEKPYFTDEEWQRLFEGLNHLGEIAGRYGLKLVYHHHLGTGVQTEEEVDRLMAGTDPALVHLLYDTGHAYISDGNYMNILEKHIDRIRHVHFKDARLKIMEKCKREGNSFQQAFLQGMFTVPGDGCIDFREVYQTLLKHGYSGWIVVEAEQDPDVANPLEYALIARKYIDRHLLNVPATN, encoded by the coding sequence ATGGGCAAGACACAAATTCTATGGGGCATCGCCCCCATAGGATGGCGGAACGATGATATTCCGGAAATCGGCGCGGGAAACACACTTCAGCATTTGTTGAGCGACATTGTTGTTGCGGGCTTTCAAGGCACGGAAGTGGGCGGCTTTTTTCCGGAACCGGCCATTCTCAATAAAGAGCTCGAGCTGAGGAATCTAAGGATTGCCGGCAAGTGGTTCAGCAGCTATATCATTCGGGACGGCATTGAAGAAGCAGCCAAGGAATTTGCGGCTCACTGCCAGTACTTAAAAGACGTCCATGCCGATGTTGCGGTCGTATCAGAACAGACGTACAGTGTGCAGGGCTTGGATAAAAACGTGTTTAAAGAAAAGCCTTATTTCACCGATGAAGAATGGCAGCGGCTATTTGAAGGTTTAAATCACCTCGGGGAAATCGCCGGCCGTTACGGACTGAAGCTTGTCTACCATCACCACCTCGGCACAGGCGTGCAGACAGAGGAAGAGGTGGACCGGCTCATGGCGGGAACTGACCCGGCACTTGTGCACCTTCTGTACGATACGGGGCATGCCTACATTTCAGATGGAAATTATATGAACATTTTAGAGAAGCATATTGACCGTATTAGGCACGTTCATTTTAAAGACGCGCGCCTTAAGATCATGGAGAAATGCAAGCGGGAAGGAAATTCGTTCCAACAGGCGTTTCTGCAAGGGATGTTCACAGTTCCAGGCGACGGCTGCATCGATTTTAGAGAAGTATATCAAACGCTTTTAAAGCACGGCTATTCCGGCTGGATCGTAGTGGAAGCCGAGCAGGATCCCGATGTTGCCAACCCGCTTGAATACGCATTGATCGCCAGAAAGTACATCGATCGTCACTTGTTGAATGTCCCAGCAACCAATTAA
- the iolD gene encoding 3D-(3,5/4)-trihydroxycyclohexane-1,2-dione acylhydrolase (decyclizing): MGKKIRLTTAQALIKFLNQQYIHVDGEETPFVEGIFTIFGHGNVVGIGQALEQDAGHLKVFQGKNEQGMAHAAMAYSKQMLRRKIYAVSTSVGPGAANLVAAAGTALANNIPVLLIPADTFATRQPDPVLQQVEQEYSAAITTNDALKPVSRYWDRITRPEQLMSSLIRAFEVMTDPAKAGPATICISQDVEGEAYDFDESFFEKRVHYVDRKEPSERELKGAAELIKSSKKPLILVGGGAKYSGARDELIAMSEAYNIPLVETQAGKSTVEADFANNLGGMGITGTLAANKAARGADLIIGIGTRYTDFATSSKTAFDFDNAKFLNINVSRMQAYKLDAFQVVADAKVTLGKLHGLLEGYKSEFGSTIKELKDEWLAERDRLSKVTFKRENFTPEIKDHFSQDILNEYADVLQTELPQTTALLAINETVDPDSVVICSAGSLPGDLQRLWHSNVPNTYHLEYGYSCMGYEVSGTLGLKLAHPDREVYSLVGDGSFLMLHSELITAIQYNKKINVLLFDNSGFGCINNLQMDHGNGSYYCEFRTADNQILNVDYAKVAEGYGAKTYKANTIEELKAALEDAKKQDVSTLIEMKVLPKTMTDGYDSWWHVGVAEVSEQESVQKAYKAKEKMLESAKQY, translated from the coding sequence GTGGGCAAGAAAATACGTTTAACCACAGCACAAGCGTTAATTAAGTTCTTAAATCAGCAGTACATCCATGTAGATGGAGAAGAAACTCCGTTTGTCGAGGGAATCTTTACGATTTTTGGCCATGGGAACGTCGTTGGAATCGGCCAGGCGCTTGAACAGGATGCCGGCCACTTAAAGGTGTTTCAAGGCAAAAATGAGCAGGGAATGGCGCATGCAGCAATGGCTTACAGCAAGCAAATGCTGAGAAGGAAGATCTATGCCGTGTCGACATCAGTCGGACCGGGAGCAGCTAACCTTGTGGCAGCCGCAGGTACTGCGCTTGCGAACAACATTCCAGTCCTCTTGATTCCAGCCGATACATTTGCCACGAGACAGCCTGATCCTGTTCTTCAGCAAGTAGAGCAGGAATACAGTGCGGCGATTACGACGAACGATGCATTGAAGCCTGTTTCGAGGTATTGGGACCGTATTACGCGCCCTGAACAGTTGATGAGCAGTCTGATTCGCGCTTTTGAAGTAATGACAGACCCTGCAAAAGCTGGTCCTGCAACGATTTGCATTTCTCAAGATGTTGAAGGCGAGGCCTATGATTTCGATGAAAGCTTTTTTGAAAAACGCGTTCACTATGTTGATCGCAAAGAGCCGAGCGAGCGTGAACTGAAGGGAGCGGCAGAACTGATCAAGTCGAGCAAAAAACCGCTCATCTTGGTCGGCGGCGGAGCGAAATATTCCGGCGCGCGCGACGAATTGATCGCCATGTCTGAAGCTTACAATATTCCGCTGGTAGAAACCCAGGCCGGTAAATCCACAGTAGAAGCCGATTTTGCCAACAATTTGGGCGGAATGGGAATCACCGGTACGCTGGCGGCAAACAAAGCGGCTCGCGGGGCAGACCTGATCATCGGAATTGGCACGCGCTATACCGATTTTGCGACATCATCAAAAACCGCTTTTGACTTTGACAACGCAAAATTTTTAAACATTAATGTCAGCAGAATGCAGGCTTATAAACTGGATGCTTTCCAAGTCGTTGCCGATGCAAAAGTAACGCTCGGCAAACTGCACGGCTTATTGGAAGGCTATAAGAGCGAGTTCGGTTCAACCATCAAGGAGCTGAAAGACGAATGGCTTGCTGAACGCGACCGCTTAAGCAAGGTAACATTTAAGCGCGAAAACTTCACTCCTGAAATTAAAGATCACTTTTCTCAAGACATACTCAACGAATATGCGGATGTGCTGCAAACCGAACTGCCGCAAACAACGGCATTGCTCGCCATCAATGAAACAGTTGATCCGGACAGCGTCGTCATTTGTTCAGCAGGCTCTTTGCCGGGAGATCTGCAGCGGCTGTGGCATTCAAACGTACCGAATACGTACCACCTGGAATACGGCTATTCCTGCATGGGATATGAAGTATCGGGAACGCTCGGCTTGAAATTGGCGCATCCTGATAGAGAAGTTTATTCACTGGTCGGAGACGGAAGCTTCCTGATGCTCCACTCAGAGCTCATTACAGCAATCCAATATAATAAAAAAATTAACGTGCTGCTCTTTGACAACTCAGGATTCGGCTGCATCAACAATCTGCAAATGGACCATGGAAACGGCAGCTACTACTGTGAATTCAGAACAGCAGACAATCAGATTCTCAATGTCGATTATGCGAAAGTGGCCGAAGGCTATGGAGCGAAAACCTACAAAGCGAACACGATTGAAGAATTAAAAGCGGCGCTGGAAGATGCCAAAAAACAAGATGTCTCAACATTGATTGAAATGAAGGTGCTGCCGAAAACGATGACGGACGGCTATGACAGCTGGTGGCACGTAGGTGTTGCAGAGGTTTCCGAACAGGAAAGCGTGCAAAAGGCGTATAAAGCAAAAGAAAAAATGCTGGAATCTGCAAAGCAGTATTAA
- the iolC gene encoding 5-dehydro-2-deoxygluconokinase, which yields MKYTFNEEKEFDIVAIGRACIDLNAVEYNRPMEQTMTFSKYVGGSPANIAIGSSKLGLKTGFIGKIPDDQHGRFIETYMRNTGVDTSQMAVDKDGHKAGLAFTEILSPEECSILMYRDDVADLYLAPSEVNEDYIAKSKMLLVSGTALAKSPSREAVLKAVQLAKKHQVKVVFELDYRPYTWTSAEETAVYYTLVAEQSDIVIGTRDEFDVMENKSGGSNEESVQHLFAHSADLVVIKHGVEGSYAYSKSGDVFRAKAYKTKVLKTFGAGDSYASAFLYGLVSGKDIETALKYGSASASIVVSKHSSSEAMPTVAEIEELIAAQS from the coding sequence ATGAAGTATACGTTTAATGAAGAGAAAGAATTTGACATTGTAGCGATCGGCCGCGCATGCATCGATTTAAACGCAGTCGAATACAACAGGCCGATGGAGCAGACGATGACATTTTCAAAATATGTCGGCGGCTCCCCGGCTAATATTGCAATCGGCAGTTCCAAATTAGGCTTGAAGACCGGATTTATCGGGAAGATTCCGGATGACCAGCACGGCAGATTCATCGAAACCTATATGAGAAATACAGGTGTCGATACGTCACAAATGGCGGTTGATAAAGACGGACATAAAGCTGGGCTTGCTTTCACAGAAATTTTAAGCCCTGAAGAATGCAGCATTTTAATGTACAGGGATGATGTTGCAGATCTTTACCTTGCCCCTTCTGAAGTGAACGAAGACTATATTGCCAAATCGAAGATGCTTCTTGTGTCAGGTACGGCGCTGGCTAAAAGCCCTTCCCGCGAAGCGGTGCTGAAAGCCGTACAGCTGGCGAAAAAGCATCAAGTGAAAGTGGTCTTTGAGCTTGACTATCGTCCATATACGTGGACATCTGCGGAGGAAACGGCCGTCTACTATACGCTTGTTGCCGAACAATCAGACATTGTCATCGGGACGCGTGATGAGTTTGATGTAATGGAAAATAAGAGCGGCGGCAGCAATGAAGAATCTGTTCAGCATTTATTTGCACATTCCGCAGATCTTGTCGTTATCAAGCACGGTGTCGAAGGTTCATATGCATACAGCAAATCCGGGGACGTCTTCCGGGCGAAAGCGTACAAAACGAAGGTCTTGAAAACGTTTGGAGCGGGCGATTCATACGCCTCCGCCTTCCTCTACGGACTCGTTTCAGGCAAAGATATTGAAACCGCGCTGAAATACGGAAGCGCTTCCGCCTCGATTGTTGTTTCAAAGCACAGCTCATCTGAAGCGATGCCGACAGTCGCCGAGATTGAAGAGCTTATTGCGGCTCAGTCTTAA
- the iolB gene encoding 5-deoxy-glucuronate isomerase: protein MSHLLRKPQANELSQGVKLVHEVKKSNSDLSYVEFKVLDLAPGSSYEESLSKQECCIVALTGKITATDHEQTFENIGTRESVFERKPTDSVYVSNDRKFGITAVTEARVALCYSPSENQLPTKLIKAEDNGIENRGKFSNKRTVHNILPDSDPSANSLLVVEVYTESGNWSSYPPHKHDQDNLPEESFLEETYYHELDPQQGFVFQRVYTDDRSIDETMTVENGNVVIVPAGYHPVGVPDGYTSYYLNVMAGPTRKWKFHNDPDHEWILER, encoded by the coding sequence ATGAGTCATTTGTTGCGCAAGCCGCAGGCGAATGAGCTGTCACAAGGCGTGAAGCTTGTACACGAAGTGAAAAAATCGAATTCCGATCTAAGTTATGTCGAGTTTAAAGTCCTTGATCTTGCACCGGGATCCAGCTATGAAGAATCGCTGAGCAAACAAGAATGCTGCATCGTCGCGCTTACCGGAAAGATTACCGCAACCGATCATGAACAGACATTTGAAAATATCGGCACGAGAGAAAGCGTTTTCGAAAGAAAGCCGACCGACAGCGTATATGTGTCAAATGACCGCAAGTTCGGCATTACCGCCGTTACAGAGGCAAGAGTTGCCCTGTGCTATTCACCTTCTGAAAACCAGCTTCCGACGAAACTGATCAAAGCTGAAGACAACGGTATTGAGAACCGGGGAAAATTCAGCAATAAACGAACCGTCCATAACATACTTCCGGATTCAGATCCTTCAGCGAACAGTCTTTTAGTCGTCGAAGTCTACACTGAAAGCGGAAACTGGTCCAGCTATCCGCCGCACAAGCATGACCAAGACAACCTGCCTGAAGAGTCCTTTTTAGAAGAAACATACTACCATGAACTTGATCCGCAGCAAGGCTTCGTATTTCAGCGCGTATACACGGATGACCGTTCCATCGACGAGACGATGACTGTTGAAAATGGAAACGTTGTCATCGTGCCGGCCGGATACCATCCTGTCGGGGTGCCTGACGGATACACATCCTATTATTTAAACGTGATGGCAGGGCCGACGCGTAAATGGAAGTTTCATAACGACCCTGACCATGAATGGATTTTGGAACGCTAA
- the iolA gene encoding methylmalonate-semialdehyde dehydrogenase — MAEIRKLRNYINGEWVESKTDKYEDVVNPATKEVLCQVPISTREDIEYAAQTAAEAFKTWSKVAVPRRARILFNFQQLLTQHKEELAHLITIENGKNTKEALGEVGRGIENVEFAAGAPSLMMGDSLATIATDVEAANYRYPIGVVGGIAPFNFPMMVPCWMFPMAIALGNTFILKPSERTPLLTEKLVELFEKAGLPKGVFNVVYGAHDVVNGILEHPEIKAISFVGSKPVGEYVYKKGSENLKRVQSLTGAKNHTIVLNDANLEDTVTNIIGAAFGSAGERCMACAVVTVEEGIADEFMEKLVQKASEVKIGNGLDDGVFLGPVIREDNKKRTLGYIQKGIEEGARLVCDGRENVTDEGYFVGPTIFDNVTTDMTIWKDEIFAPVLSVIRVKNLKEAVEIANQSEFANGACLFTSNSNAIRYFRENIDAGMLGINLGVPAPMAFFPFSGWKSSFFGTLHANGKDSVDFYTRKKVVTARYPAPDFN; from the coding sequence ATGGCAGAAATCAGAAAGTTAAGAAACTATATTAATGGAGAATGGGTTGAAAGCAAAACCGACAAATATGAAGATGTAGTCAATCCAGCGACGAAAGAAGTGCTGTGCCAAGTGCCGATTTCGACGCGAGAGGATATAGAATACGCAGCGCAAACAGCGGCTGAAGCGTTTAAAACATGGTCAAAAGTGGCTGTTCCGCGCCGGGCAAGAATTCTATTTAACTTTCAGCAGCTTTTAACTCAGCATAAAGAGGAGCTTGCCCACCTCATCACGATTGAAAACGGAAAAAACACGAAAGAAGCGTTGGGTGAAGTTGGACGCGGCATCGAGAATGTCGAGTTTGCAGCTGGAGCGCCTTCACTGATGATGGGAGATTCACTTGCTACAATTGCAACCGATGTTGAAGCGGCGAACTACCGGTACCCGATCGGAGTCGTCGGCGGAATTGCACCATTTAACTTCCCGATGATGGTACCATGCTGGATGTTCCCAATGGCCATTGCGTTAGGAAACACATTTATTCTGAAGCCTTCCGAACGGACGCCGCTTTTGACGGAAAAGCTAGTTGAACTGTTTGAAAAAGCCGGACTTCCAAAAGGGGTCTTCAATGTGGTATACGGCGCACATGATGTAGTAAACGGCATTCTCGAACACCCGGAAATTAAAGCGATTTCATTCGTCGGTTCAAAACCGGTCGGAGAATATGTCTATAAAAAAGGAAGCGAAAATCTGAAACGCGTTCAATCGCTGACAGGCGCTAAAAACCACACCATCGTTCTGAACGATGCCAACCTTGAAGATACGGTAACAAATATTATCGGCGCTGCTTTCGGATCTGCCGGCGAACGCTGCATGGCATGCGCAGTAGTAACGGTTGAAGAAGGAATTGCAGATGAGTTCATGGAAAAATTGGTTCAGAAAGCATCTGAAGTCAAAATCGGAAACGGACTTGACGACGGTGTATTCCTCGGGCCTGTCATTCGCGAAGACAACAAGAAACGCACACTCGGCTATATACAAAAAGGAATTGAAGAGGGTGCGAGACTTGTCTGCGACGGACGCGAAAATGTTACAGATGAAGGCTATTTCGTCGGCCCGACAATCTTTGACAATGTCACAACTGATATGACGATCTGGAAGGACGAAATTTTTGCTCCTGTACTATCGGTCATCCGTGTGAAGAACTTGAAAGAAGCGGTTGAGATCGCCAACCAGTCCGAATTTGCAAACGGCGCATGCTTGTTCACATCGAATTCGAATGCGATCCGCTATTTCCGTGAAAACATTGATGCGGGAATGCTCGGCATCAACCTGGGTGTACCGGCTCCGATGGCATTCTTCCCGTTCTCCGGATGGAAGTCTTCGTTCTTTGGTACATTGCATGCCAACGGAAAAGACAGCGTCGATTTCTATACGCGCAAAAAGGTCGTCACTGCAAGATATCCGGCGCCTGACTTCAATTAA
- a CDS encoding DeoR/GlpR family DNA-binding transcription regulator produces the protein MKLMRIKEMEDYILTNGTVSLDELCQVFNVSKNTVRRDINKLTEKGVIKKVYGGVTAIEKTALIPFENRTIQNKDAKTKIARYASRFIEDHDLIFIDSGTTTRSILETLDPNKNVTVLTNSLDIINAAAAMQNINLIIIGSNYKRKTQSFVGMDDPGTLDKYNINKAFMSATGATLTHGLTNSDLLEYEIKKKISEKAKQVYLLADHSKFGKSTLLTYAPFDRLHAIVTSQALDEEYHVYCKDRKIEIHLAKHV, from the coding sequence ATGAAGTTAATGCGGATTAAAGAAATGGAAGATTATATTTTGACCAATGGCACCGTTTCGCTTGATGAACTATGCCAGGTCTTTAATGTTTCAAAAAACACGGTCAGACGCGACATTAACAAGCTGACCGAGAAAGGAGTTATAAAAAAAGTCTACGGCGGCGTAACAGCGATCGAAAAAACGGCCTTGATCCCTTTTGAAAACAGAACCATTCAAAACAAGGATGCCAAGACAAAAATCGCGCGCTATGCTTCACGCTTTATTGAAGACCATGACCTGATTTTTATTGATTCCGGCACAACGACCCGATCCATATTGGAAACTCTTGATCCAAATAAAAATGTAACCGTTTTAACGAACAGCCTCGACATTATCAACGCTGCTGCAGCGATGCAAAATATAAACTTGATCATCATCGGCAGCAACTACAAACGGAAAACGCAGTCCTTCGTCGGCATGGATGATCCGGGAACGCTGGATAAATATAATATTAATAAAGCTTTCATGTCGGCAACCGGCGCAACACTTACCCATGGACTGACAAACTCCGATCTGCTTGAATATGAAATTAAAAAGAAAATATCCGAAAAAGCAAAACAAGTATATTTGCTGGCCGACCATTCCAAATTCGGGAAGTCGACCCTGCTGACGTACGCGCCGTTTGACAGATTGCACGCGATCGTCACATCTCAGGCGCTTGATGAGGAATATCACGTGTACTGTAAAGATCGCAAAATTGAAATCCATTTGGCAAAACATGTATAG
- a CDS encoding aldo/keto reductase → MKKVKVGKSDLHVFPIGLGTNAVGGHNLYPNLNEETGKELVREAIRNGVTFLDTAYIYGIGRSEELIGEVLKEFNREDVVIATKAAHKKEGDDFVFDNSPAFLKKSVEESLKRLQTDYIDLFYIHFPDENTPKDEAVQALHELKQEGKIRAIGVSNFSLEQLKEANKDGLVDVLQGEYNLLNREAETTFFPYTQEHNISFVPYFPLVSGLLAGKYSEDTTFPEGDLRREMENFQGERFKENIRKVNQLAPIAEKHNVDIAHIVLAWYLARPEIDVLIPGAKRADQLIDNLKTAEVNLSQEDIDFIDRLFAR, encoded by the coding sequence ATGAAAAAAGTTAAAGTTGGCAAATCAGACTTGCACGTATTTCCGATTGGTTTGGGAACCAATGCTGTCGGAGGACATAACCTTTATCCGAATCTCAATGAAGAAACGGGAAAAGAATTGGTGCGGGAAGCAATAAGAAACGGCGTCACTTTTTTAGATACCGCCTACATATACGGCATCGGCCGTTCCGAGGAATTAATCGGCGAAGTCCTTAAAGAATTCAACCGCGAAGATGTCGTGATTGCAACAAAAGCCGCCCATAAGAAAGAAGGAGACGATTTTGTCTTTGACAACTCTCCCGCATTTTTGAAAAAGTCCGTCGAAGAAAGCCTGAAGCGGCTGCAAACTGACTACATCGACCTTTTCTATATCCATTTTCCTGATGAAAATACGCCGAAAGACGAAGCGGTTCAGGCGCTCCATGAACTGAAGCAGGAAGGCAAAATCAGAGCAATCGGTGTATCCAACTTTTCTCTTGAGCAGCTGAAAGAAGCGAACAAAGACGGATTGGTGGATGTGCTCCAAGGCGAATACAACCTGCTGAACAGGGAAGCTGAGACGACATTCTTCCCGTATACACAGGAGCATAACATCTCATTTGTTCCTTACTTCCCGCTCGTCTCCGGATTGCTCGCCGGAAAATACAGCGAAGATACAACGTTCCCGGAAGGCGACCTGAGAAGAGAAATGGAAAACTTCCAAGGCGAACGCTTCAAAGAAAACATTAGAAAAGTGAACCAGCTTGCGCCGATCGCGGAAAAACATAATGTCGACATCGCCCATATCGTCTTGGCCTGGTACTTGGCGCGGCCTGAAATCGACGTGTTGATCCCGGGCGCCAAACGCGCTGATCAGCTGATCGACAACCTCAAAACGGCAGAAGTCAATCTGTCTCAAGAGGACATTGATTTCATCGACCGGCTGTTTGCCCGCTAA
- a CDS encoding glycerophosphodiester phosphodiesterase gives MKRLVRSIFLITAAIAAFGFGFSGHAEAASHSQPQLNPNKLLNVAHRGASGHAPEHTLLAYKLGQKMKGDYIEIDLQMTKDGHLVAMHDETLDRTTNGTGFVKDYTLKEIKELDAGSWFNEAYPERAKPEYAGLKVPTLEEIIQTFGRSARYYIETKSPEDYDHMEEKLLDILKQYKLTGADIHSSKVIIQSFSPESLKIIHNANPNIPLVQLLWYDKPAAITDAELKQYQSYSVGLGMNFDRIGRAYVQKIRRTGMLVHPYTVNKKEDMKRLLDWGATGMFTNFPDRLRDVLREKK, from the coding sequence ATGAAAAGACTAGTCCGCAGCATCTTCCTTATAACGGCCGCAATCGCTGCTTTTGGTTTTGGATTCAGCGGGCATGCGGAGGCGGCAAGCCATTCCCAGCCGCAGCTCAATCCGAACAAGCTACTAAATGTCGCGCACCGCGGCGCATCGGGGCATGCTCCCGAGCACACGCTTTTGGCTTATAAGCTTGGACAAAAAATGAAAGGCGATTACATAGAAATCGATCTTCAAATGACAAAAGACGGCCACTTGGTCGCCATGCACGATGAGACATTGGATCGTACGACTAATGGTACGGGTTTTGTCAAAGACTATACGCTGAAAGAAATCAAAGAGCTTGATGCAGGCTCCTGGTTTAACGAAGCATATCCTGAGCGGGCAAAACCGGAGTACGCCGGGCTGAAAGTGCCCACCCTTGAAGAAATCATCCAAACATTCGGGAGAAGCGCGCGCTACTATATCGAAACAAAATCACCGGAAGACTATGATCATATGGAAGAAAAGCTCCTGGACATCCTGAAGCAATACAAATTGACCGGAGCAGACATTCATTCAAGCAAAGTCATCATTCAATCTTTTAGTCCTGAAAGCTTAAAAATCATTCATAACGCTAATCCAAACATTCCGCTAGTGCAATTATTATGGTACGACAAACCTGCTGCCATTACTGACGCCGAATTAAAACAATATCAATCTTACAGCGTCGGACTCGGCATGAACTTTGACCGCATTGGCCGGGCATACGTGCAAAAGATTCGACGCACCGGCATGCTGGTCCATCCTTATACTGTGAATAAAAAAGAAGATATGAAGCGGCTGCTCGATTGGGGAGCGACCGGAATGTTCACCAACTTTCCGGACCGGCTGCGCGATGTTTTGCGCGAAAAGAAGTAA